A section of the Pochonia chlamydosporia 170 chromosome 2, whole genome shotgun sequence genome encodes:
- a CDS encoding peptidase S1/S6, chymotrypsin/Hap (similar to Metarhizium robertsii ARSEF 23 XP_007819451.1), translating into MLFDRFALGVALLVPAAAAAPSGDIKPREDIVGGSPARAGEFPWIVSLSRQGRHFCGGSLLNERTVVTAAHCVANADARSTRVRAGSTRASTGGTQVGAATFISHPGYRGSPEGGSDIAIIKLAQPIRAGGNIAYAKLPESGSDVSGGTQLEVAGWGATDTEGQGGGSETLNKVRVPAVDRQSCSRAWQREIGGRIDETMICAGYSQGGRDSCFGDSGGPIVDASSRVLVGTVSFGKPCAKPGFPTIYGNVGALLDFVTSNM; encoded by the exons ATGCTCTTTGATCGTTTTGCCCTGGGCGTCGCCCTCCTTGTGCcagccgctgctgctgctccatctGGTGATATCAAGCCTAGAGAGGATATCGTTGGAGGTTCTCCTGCCCGGGCTGGAGAGTTCCCCTGGATTGTCTCGCTCTCTCGTCAGGGACGGCACTTCTGCGGCGGTTCACTCCTTAATGAAAGAACCGTTGTCACAGCTGCCCATTGCGTCGCGAATGCAGACGCCAGGAGCACTCGCGTCCGAGCAGGCTCTACCCGAGCCTCTACCGGCGGAACCCAGGTCGGTGCCGCTACGTTCATCTCTCATCCAGGCTACAGAGGCTCGCCGGAAGGGGGGTCGGACATTGCTATCATAAAGCTTGCCCAACCTATCCGTGCCGGTGGCAATATCGCCTACGCAAAGCTTCCCGAATCCGGCTctgatgtgtctggtggtacCCAACTCGAGGTGGCTGGATG GGGTGCTACGGATACAGAGGGCCAAGGCGGGGGAAGCGAAACCCTCAACAAAGTCAGGGTTCCCGCGGTTGACCGCCAATCATGCAGCCGGGCATGGCAAAGGGAGATCGGTGGGCGGATTGACGAGACCATGATTTGTGCTGGATATTCTCAAGGTGGGAGGGACTCGTGCTTCGGTGACTCGGGTGGTCCTATCGTTGATGCTAGTAGCCGCGTTTTGGTTGGCACTGTCTCGTTTGGTAAGCCATGTGCTAAACCTGGCTTTCCCACGATTTATGGCAACGTCGGTGCTCTCTTGGACTTTGTCACGAGCAACATGTAA
- a CDS encoding transposase (similar to Metarhizium robertsii ARSEF 23 XP_007817108.2): MLIRSVLNTIALQAVDKTLLMLAMAHPPGFPEPSETLPVDSADESISDSDECNEIDESEDWNGEPWEAVFPSDSPLLTTTYESLELLLDSLKEFCVQNRMGLITIRSQKNKAKTRTIKCELVCDKSRYYKPRESIAKIRNTNTTKLAANCPFKVIVQSLHANNYEWSMRVVSSLHRDHGPSQGLTEHYQWRKLTDEQMNLLKDLCLDKTISSRSVHKQLCQKWPQIAIRRTDIYNWRWKVNQAKRQGYGPANDFVRTLSESKRVWIWGLDWIHDEFRFRNAAWAYHKGGKMWQQFSSCLQIDATYKTNCYKMPLVTVVTVSSEKTSMPICYGLLNNEQVATYEWFLQQLSRFQQAGNIAPPKVIITDKDDQLRAAARQIFPNAQLQLCVFHINSNVVLSIKKWWKKTDGSETDSDSDNADTADIQEMERGNVNVKDMKDSKLGAVPKRVLKTRAGLYLLWRHMVFSRSEDEFNQAWRQLQETFEHQEHILSYLKSTYLPLKKEWACCYTRHYRNFGLITTAPAESNHHSLKTYNLSLRSDLPDVEEATASQTVDKRLLYKDKIQQANTTIRNQFSGREWLGQLPLSVTRWALDQLNEIHRLMESGQISKKPLLACTGSTKAQYGLPCAHMLLRLADQDKPLKREDLDPFWHIKRSREIDDPLLQVQRPPMGIPKGRPQNGEPFGNERAIPDHQLAPQGSTRSGVKRSARRNYSQFELGSTLDEEDAADLPDQQQPRRKRSKVSARVTTRDTRQQAKGHRGGNNPAKQHHSPDVEEDHKITKILLAKGQKKWKEKEKVGDSIVVATD; the protein is encoded by the coding sequence ATGTTAATTCGCAGTGTattgaatacaatagctttaCAAGCCGTCGATAAGACTCTTCTaatgctggctatggcgcaCCCTCCAGGCTTCCCCGAACCGTCTGAAACGCTACCTGTCGACTCAGCAGATGAATCTATTAGTGACTCCGATGAATGTAACGAGATCGATGAATCTGAGGATTGGAATGGTGAACCATGGGAGGCAGTCTTTCCATCGGACTCTCCTCTTCTAACAACAACTTATGAGTCTCTTgagttgctcctcgacagcctaAAGGAGTTTTGTGTTCAGAATCGGATGGGCCTCATCACGATACGAAGTCAAAAGAATAAGGCGAAGACTAGAACAATAAaatgtgagcttgtctgtgataAGAGTCGGTATTATAAGCCCAGAGAGTCAATCGCCAAAATACGGAACACGAATACAAcgaagttggccgccaactGCCCGTTCAAAGTTATCGTTCAGtccctccatgccaacaactacgaaTGGTCCATGAGAGTTGTCAGCTCCCTTCATCGAGACCACGGGCCATCACAAGGCCTCACCGAGCACTACCAATGGAGAAAGTTAACAGACGAACAAATGAACCTCCTGAAagatctttgtcttgacaagacgatctCTTCTCGATCCGTTCACAAGCAActgtgccaaaagtggcCTCAGATTGCTATTCGCAGGACAGATATATataactggcgatggaaagtcaaccaagccaaacgtcAAGGCTACGGCCCCGCCAATGACTTTGTACGGACGCTCTCTGAGTCGAAGAGAGTCTGGATATGGGGCTTAGACTGGATTCATGATGAGTTCCGTTTTCGAAATGCCGCTTGGGCTTATCATAAAGGGGGAAAGATGTGGCAacaattctcgtcatgtctccagaTTGACGCTACATATAAGACCAACTGCTATAAAATGCCTTTGGTTACTGTCGTAACTGTATCGTCGGAGAAGACGTCCATGCCAATTTGTTATGGCCTTCTTAATAACGAACAAGTTGCTACTTATGAgtggttcctccaacagctgtcgagattccaacaagcagGCAACATCGCGCCGCCAAAAGTTATTATCACGGATAAGGACGACCAGCtgcgtgctgcagcacggcaaatatttcctaatgcgcaacttcagctatgtgtcttccatatcaacagcaatgtggTCTTATCTATtaagaagtggtggaagaaaaccgATGGCTCTGAGACAGATAGCGATagtgacaatgcagatacTGCTGACATTCAAGAGATGGAACGTGGGAATGTCAATGTTAAAGATATGAaggattccaaacttggcgctGTTCCCAAACGAGTATTAAAAACTCGAGCTGGTCTGTACCTCCTCTGGAGACATATGGTATTTAGCAGATcggaggacgagttcaatcaagcatggcggcaacttcaagagacCTTTGAACACCAGGAGCACATTCTGAGTTATCTCAAGAGCACATATTTacctttgaagaaagaatgggcatGCTGCTATACTCGCCATTATCGGAACTTCGGTTTGATTACGACAGCACCGGCCGAGTCAAACCATCATTCTCTGAAGACCTACAACCTATCCCTTCGGTCCGACCTCCctgatgtcgaagaggccACAGCTAGTCAGACAGTGGATAAACGTCTGCTatataaagacaaaatacaacaagcaaacaccaccattcggAACCAGTTCtcaggaagagagtggcttggccagctgccttTAAGTGTCACTCGTTGGGCACTAGACCAACTCAACGAGATCCACAGGCTTATGGAATCAGGccagatctccaagaagcctttACTAGCGTGTACAGGCTCTACTAAGGCTCAAtacggcttgccttgtgctcacaTGCTCCTCAGGTTAGCTGATCAAGATAAGCCACTGAAgagggaagacttggatccattttggcacatcaaacgatctcgagaaattgacgatcctcttcttcaggtACAGCGTCCTCCGATGGGAATACCCAAGGGACGACCacaaaatggcgaaccatttggcaacgaacgTGCGATTCccgatcatcaacttgcgcctCAAGGGTCAACACGAAGTGGCGTTAAGAGGTCAGCACGTCGGAActactctcaattcgagctaGGGTcaactcttgacgaggaagacgcagccgacctaccagaccaacaacagcctcggcgaaaACGGAGTAAAGTTTCTGCTAGAGTCACAACTCGAGatactcgtcaacaggcaaagggACACAGGGGCGGGAATAATCCAGctaaacagcatcattctccaGATGTAGAGGAGGACCATAAAATAACgaagattttgcttgcgaagggacagaaaaagtggaaggaaaaggaaaaggttggtgatagcATTGTAGTTGCAACGGATTAA
- a CDS encoding L-xylulose reductase (similar to Aspergillus oryzae RIB40 XP_001816604.1) produces MSMNFDDCAKVRGGFPKPFPDTSSNVFEQFNMKGKVVVVTGAGDGIGLAVAEAMAEANASVAFWYNSNDVAIQRAEEVCQRFGVKTIAYKVDVSDAQQVQKAVAKVESMAISKPILEQSLEEFDKQMSVNVNGVVYCAKYVGEVFKRQGAGNLIITSSMSGHIVNVPTDQPVYNASKAYVTHFGKSLAREWREFARVNIVSPGFFDTKMGASPLAVNEAYRMAVLGRQGHVKEIKGIYLYLASDASTYTTGSDFLIDGGSRICFIQLPSAMLKFAVLCLTGLALIAENVTATNVSYRVRYKRGFGGKPGWTNYAQVISDSNEAALVEKMSHWSHDKYTATKDELSGWVLLEAESIVQTRADADAGVKEMAATVCSHLKECGSVSR; encoded by the exons ATGTCGATGAACTTTGATGATTGTGCCAAAGTTCGGGGTGGGTTCCCCAAGCCCTTTCCGGACACGTCCAGCAACGTGTTTGAGCAATTCAACATGAAGGGCAAGGTTGTCGTTGTTACGGGGGCTGGCGATGGGATCGGGTTGGCGGTGGCTGAGGCGATGGCGGAAGCAAATGCAAGTGTTGCGTTTTGGTACAACTC AAATGACGTTGCGATTCAGAgagctgaagaagtttgTCAACGTTTTGGAGTCAAGACTATTGCCTACAAGGTGGATG TTTCCGACGCTCAACAAGTCCAAAAAGCTGTTGCAAAGGTCGAAA GCATGGCCATCTCAAAGCCCATCCTAGAGCAAAGCCTTGAAGAGTTTGACAAACAGATGTCTGTAAACG TTAATGGCGTTGTATATTGTGCCAAATACGTCGGTGAGGTGTTCAAGCGTCAAGGAGCCGGTAATCTCATCATTACCTCCAGCATGAGCGGGcacattgtcaatgtccCTACCGACCAGCCAGTGTACAATGCAAGCAAGGCGTATGTCACGCACTTTGGCAAATCACTGGCTCGGGAGTGGCGGGAGTTTGCGCGGGTCAATATTGTTTCGCCTGGCTTCTTTGATACCAAGATGGGTGCGAGTCCATTGGCCGTCAATGAAGCGTATAGGATGGCTGTGCTTGGGCGGCAAGGGCATGTTAAGGAGATTAAGGGCATTTATTTGTACTTGGCCAGTGATGCATCTACGTACACTACTGGAAGCGACTTTCTCATTGATGGAGG GAGTCGTATTTGTTTCATACAACTCCCATCCGCCATGTTGAAATTCGCGGTTTTGTGCCTCACTGGCCTCGCTCTCATCGCTGAGAACGTCACTGCCACGAACGTCAGCTATCGCGTGAGATACAAGCGAGGCTTCGGAGGTAAACCGGGTTGGACAAACTACGCACAAGTAATTAGCGATTCGAACGAAGCAGCTTTGGTGGAGAAAATGTCACATTGGTCTCATGACAAGTATACGGCCACGAAAGACGAGCTCAGTGGCTGGGTGCTCTTGGAGGCGGAATCCATTGTGCAGACTCGGGCGGATGCAGATGCCGGTGTTAAGGAGATGGCGGCTACTGTGTGCAGTCATTTGAAGGAGTGTGGGAGTGTATCGCGATAA
- a CDS encoding amidohydrolase (similar to Coniophora puteana RWD-64-598 SS2 XP_007764225.1), with protein MSRTRKTVINNVRVFNGTELTAPQTVVIDGDVIGENTDNATGVVDGKGGVLLPGFIDAHVHLHHEGHLQDLAKYGVTTALDMAMWPADKMNSLRNKPGLPSIQSAGLPVTAPGSLHSHFLPLPKEALLSGPDEAAKFVRARLDEGSDYIKLIADVPGPSQETLNAVTKAAHDKNKKVVAHASAYEPFQMALDAKADIITHAPMDQCVSSDMVNRMVANKVVSVPTLSMMEATSQRPPVSALFRLMLQPSLFMAIIRAKTGGGKQPPKYVNAKDSVKAMYDAGVPVLAGTDCHDEPNSFFDVKHGESMHHEMELLVDAGVPTVDVLRAATMLPAVHFGLEDRGVVEAGKRADLVLLSDNPIKDIKATRSIVRVWCGGIDVDGVKGAA; from the coding sequence ATGTCGCGTACTCGAAAAACAGTCATCAATAATGTCCGTGTCTTCAACGGCACTGAGCTCACGGCGCCACAAACCGTTGTCATTGACGGTGATGTCATCGGTGAGAACACAGACAACGCAACcggagttgttgatggcaagggAGGAGTCCTACTTCCTGGATTCATCGACGCCCACGTCCACCTACATCACGAAGGACATTTACAGGATCTGGCCAAATATGGAGTCACCACTGCGCTCGACATGGCAATGTGGCCAGCCGATAAAATGAACAGCCTACGAAACAAACCGGGCTTGCCGAGCATTCAGAGCGCTGGATTACCTGTCACCGCACCAGGAAGCCTTCATAGCCATTTCCTTCCGCTGCCAAAGGAAGCACTCCTCTCGGGACCTGACGAGGCCGCAAAGTTTGTGCGGGCACGCCTCGATGAGGGATCAGACTACATCAAGCTCATAGCGGATGTACCCGGACCGAGCCAAGAGACGCTTAACGCTGTTACAAAGGCCGCCCacgacaagaacaaaaaggTGGTGGCTCATGCGTCTGCTTATGAACCTTTTCAGATGGCCCTGGATGCGAAAGCAGATATCATCACACATGCTCCTATGGACCAATGCGTCAGTTCCGATATGGTAAATCGCATGGTTGCCAATAAAGTCGTTTCAGTGCCGACCTTGTCTATGATGGAAGCTACTTCACAGCGACCACCAGTATCGGCACTCTTTCGCCTGATGCTTCAGCCGTCCCTCTTCATGGCCATTATTAGAGCCAAGACCGGAGGAGGCAAGCAGCCCCCAAAATATGTGAACGCAAAGGACTCAGTTAAAGCAATGTATGACGCTGGCGTTCCCGTTCTGGCGGGAACAGATTGCCACGATGAGCCGAATTCTTTCTTTGATGTCAAGCATGGGGAGTCGATGCACCACGAGATGGAATTGCTTGTAGATGCCGGAGTGCCTACTGTTGATGTGTTGCGGGCTGCGACGATGCTTCCGGCCGTGCATTTCGGGTTGGAGGATcgtggtgttgttgaggctgggAAACGGGCGGATTTGGTATTGTTGAGCGATAACCCGATCAAGGACATAAAGGCGACTCGATCGATTGTTCGAGTTTGGTGTGGTGGTATTGACGTCGATGGTGTGAAAGGGGCTGCTTGA
- a CDS encoding cholinesterase (similar to Aspergillus terreus NIH2624 XP_001218566.1), translating into MLVQSLSVSLLLAVVTLASPTGILEERASKTATAVAPAGTILGNVKNGVESFGGIPYAKPPLGPLRMKPPVRRTDSLGVFDGTGPAGACPQMVASTDSKNFLFDTLGSLANLPFVQNVTGQSEDCLTITVARPEGTKAGAKLPVLYWIFGGGFELGWSSMYDGTGLINHAASINQPFVFVAVQYRVAGYGFMPGKEILSEGSGNAGLLDQRMGLEWVADNIDAFGGDPDKVTIWGESAGAISVLNQMILYDGDNTYKGKPLFRGAIMNSGSVVPTDPLDCPKGQAVFDKVVQTGGCTGAADKLACLRALSSNDFLKAVTSVPGILSYNSLALSYLPRPDGKAISKSPDELILGGKYAPVPMIIGDQEDEGTLFGLFQPNLTTTKELVDYLTSYYFAGATKAQITELVGTYGSGIPAVINGSPFNTGLLNEIFPGFKRRAAILGDLVFTLSRRVFLTGTNILHPNVPSWSYLSSYDQGTPILGTLHGSDIIQVFYGIKDNYAANSIRTYYTNFVYNLDPNVGSSGKYPNWPRWSEGNNLAHFFAGKSTLLKDNFRQASFEWITNNIQALRF; encoded by the exons ATGTTGGTGCAATCCTTGTCAGTTTCCTTGTTGCTGGCAGTTGTGACTCTTGCTTCACCTACGGGAATTCTTGAGGAACGTGCTTCCAAGACTGCCACTGCTGTTGCTCCAGCTGGGACCATTCTAGGAAATGTCAAAAATGGAGTGGAGTCATTTGGAGGTATTCCTTATGCCAAACCTCCTCTTGGTCCCTTGAGGATGAAGCCCCCAGTCCGTCGAACTGACTCCTTGGGTGTTTTTGATGGCACTGGTCCTGCTGGAGCGTGTCCCCAAATGGTCGCTTCGACTGACAGCAAGAACTTTTTGTTCGACACTTTGGGTTCACTCGCCAATCTTCCATTCGTTCAAAATGTCACTGGGCAGTCGGAAGATTGTTTGACAATCACTGTTGCTCGTCCTGAGGGTACGAAGGCTGGTGCTAAGCTTCCTGTTTTGTACTGGATTTTCGGCGGGGGTTTTGAG CTCGGATGGTCGTCCATGTATGATGGCACAGGTCTTATCAACCATGCcgcatcaatcaaccagccCTTCGTCTTCGTGGCCGTGCAATACCGTGTGGCAGGCTATGGGTTCATGCCCGGCAAGGAAATCCTATCTGAAGGGTCCGGAAATGCCGGGCTGTTAGATCAGCGCATGGGACTTGAGTGGGTTGCGGATAACATTGATGCCTTTGGTGGTGACCCCGATAAGGTGACGATTTGGGGAGAATCTGCTGGAGCAATCTCAGTCCTCAACCAAATGATCTTATATGATGGCGACAATACATACAAGGGAAAGCCGCTATTCCGTGGAGCCATTATGAACTCTGGCAGTGTTGTGCCAACAGACCCCCTTGACTGTCCCAAGGGTCAAGCCGTCTTCGACAAGGTTGTGCAAACCGGAGGCTGTACCGGTGCTGCAGACAAATTGGCTTGCCTACGTGCGCTGAGCTCGAACGACTTCTTGAAAGCTGTCACATCAGTTCCCGGTATTTTGTCTTATAACTCACTTGCGCTGTCTTACCTACCGCGTCCAGATGGCAAAGCGATCAGCAAGTCGCCAGACGAGCTTATACTGGGTGGAAAATATGCGCCAGTTCCAATGATCATTGGAGACCAAGAGGACGAAGGGACTTTGTTTGGTCTTTTCCAACCCAACCTCACGACCACAAAAGAACTAGTTGACTATCTGACCTCATACTACTTCGCAGGTGCCACCAAGGCACAAATCACCGAACTAGTAGGCACCTATGGTAGCGGCATCCCGGCCGTCATCAACGGCAGTCCCTTCAACACCGGCCTCCTAAATGAAATATTCCCTGGCTTCAAACGCAGAGCCGCCATTTTAGGTGATCTGGTATTTACACTGAGCCGACGTGTGTTTTTAACAGGTACCAATATCCTACACCCAAATGTCCCGTCATGGTCGTACTTGTCGTCTTATGACCAAGGGACACCAATTCTGGGCACCTTGCACGGATCCGATATCATACAAGTCTTTTATGGAATCAAGGATAACTATGCCGCTAATAGTATTCGGACATACTACACTAATTTTGTTTACAATCTGGACCCCAACGTTGGATCGTCTGGAAAGTATCCCAACTGGCCGCGCTGGTCTGAGGGTAATAACCTTGCTCACTTCTTTGCGGGCAAGTCTACCCTTTTGAAGGATAATTTTAGACAGGCGTCGTTTGAGTGGATTACGAACAATATTCAAGCGTTGCGATTTTGA
- a CDS encoding FAD binding domain-containing protein (similar to Pyrenophora tritici-repentis Pt-1C-BFP XP_001934891.1), whose product MRVCNFLIPSIVLAGAAVAAPSDATKRACKEISNALPKRLSYPLSLHYSSETSEYWSTLLRSQKPACVVLPEYAEEVAAAVRILNKYPDVKFTAKSGGHDPNAGHATVQDGVLIALRNIAGTTYDPDTNLAYVKPGGEWNDVISTLHKQGVTAVGGRLGIVGVGGYLLQGGVSFLSSQYGLAADSIVGWEIVAANGSIINVDARTQPELAVALRGSGSQFGIVTQFTINAHPIGKVWGGIRIYESTQKDAVFKALHNFVPNGQADPKAAIIVTNIVSALKPLSFIIFYFYDGESHPDSGPLAEFLKIPYLVSQTSAQSYPDLLKSNGAGASLLNSRISFRTFTIPYLSGNPGIYKKISDKMGELTANYFKNPLHLTAQCSVDFQPLPKAVGRMSQASGGNAMGLTDQDPDRLILEIQCAWGSAKDDETLMGISRDLTSWLDTVVPEWLSEQQQPLDTYLPLFMNDASADQNVTGSYRNYEKFKTLQLQYDPQGTLRTRTGGFKY is encoded by the exons ATGCGTGTCTGCAATTTTCTCATTCCCAGTATCGTTCTTGCAGGAGCGGCCGTCGCCGCACCAAGTGATGCAACTAAACGAGCTTGTAAAGAAATTTCGAATGCTCTGCCCAAGCGGCTATCGTATCCCCTTAGCCTGCACTACAGCTCTGAGACTTCAGAATACTGGTCAACACTACTGCGTAGCCAGAAGCCAGCTTGCGTGGTCCTACCCGAATATGCTGAAGAGGTTGCCGCAGCAGTCAGAATACTCAACAAGTATCCGGATGTCAAATTCACCGCAAAGAGTGGTGGACACGATCCCAACGCCGGACATGCTACCGTCCAAGATGGGGTGTTGATTGCTTTGCGCAATATTGCGGGTACGACATACGACCCGGACACGAATCTTGCGTATGTTAAGCCTGGCGGGGAGTGGAACGATGTGATATCGACGTTGCATAAGCAAGGAGTGACTGCTGTAGGCGGAAGACTTG GTATTGTCGGTGTAGGAGGATATCTTCTGCAAGGTGGTGTTTCATTTTTGAGTTCTCAATATGGACTGGCTGCAGAT AGTATCGTGGGATGGGAGATTGTTGCGGCAAATGGTTCAATCATCAACGTTGATGCAAGGACCCAACCTGAGCTTGCTGTTGCCCTAAGAGGCAGCGGAAGCCAATTCG GCATTGTCACGCAGTTCACTATTAATGCTCATCCCATTGGCAAAGTCTGGGGAGGCATTCGCATATACGAATCGACTCAGAAAGATGCAGTTTTTAAAGCTTTGCACAACTTTGTTCCGAATGGTCAAGCCGATCCAAAAGCTGCCATCATTGTAACCAATATTGTCTCCGCTTTGAAGCCTTTATCGTTTATCATCTTTTACTTTTATGATGGAGAGAGCCATCCTGACAGTGGTCCCCTGGCCGAGTTTCTCAAAATCCCTTACTTGGTATCTCAAACGAGCGCACAATCGTATCCAGATCTT CTCAAGTCAAACGGCGCCGGCGCATCATTGCTTAATTCCAGAATATCCTTTCGA ACTTTTACAATTCCGTACTTATCGGGCAACCCGGGTATATACAAGAAAATCTCAGATAAGATGGGGGAGCTCACCGCAAATTACTTCAAGAATCCACTGCATCTTACAGCTCAATGCTCAGTAGACTTTCAGCCTTTGCCAAAAGCCGTAGGCAGGATGAGTCAAGCAAGTGGTGGAAATGCCATGGGACTAACAGACCAAGATCCTGATCGCCTGATTTTAGAGATTCAGTGTGCATGGGGCTCGGCTAAGGACGATGAAACTCTCATGGGCATATCAAGGGACCTGACATCGTGGCTAGATACAGTGGTTCCCGAATGGCTTTCggagcaacagcagccactTGATACATATCTACCACTTTTTATGAATGACGCATCGGCGGATCAGAATGTGACTGGAAGCTACAGGAACTATGAAAAGTTCAAAACACTTCAGTTGCAATATGACCCTCAGGGTACTCTTCGCACTCGCACTGGGGGGTTCAAGTATTAA